The genomic segment GGGCGCTGTTGTGACAGAAGCGGCGGGAATGAAGACGTATCTGGTCAATAAAGGCATTCCAGAGGACAAGGTGCTGCTGGAGGACAAATCGACGAGCACGTATGAAAATCTGCTGTTCAGCAAAACCATTATGGAGCGCGAAGGTTTTGCGAGCGCTTTGATTATTACCCATCAATTCCATGCGCCTAGGGCACTGGAAATTGCGCAATTTTTGAACTATGCGTCAGTTGAAGCTGAGGGTACACCATCACAGGTATTGAAGCCGTGGAACGCTGAAGGACGCGAGGTTTTAGCCTATACAAAATGGAAGCTTGACGCCCTGATGCTCTGGCTGGGCTGATCATATGACAGGTATAGTTATAAAATCTGTTAATAGGACCGTTTATGCCTGAATACACTTGTAAAGCGGAACAATGCCCAAGCAGCGAGACTGCTGCAAGGGAGCGGTTTCTGCTTGAATGCGGCGCTTATGCAAATGCGCTCATTCCTAATGACAAGTGCGAAGGATAGGTGATGCGTCAGATGAGCGGACATGTCAAATCGGGCACAAATAGCGGACCCAGGCCTTCAAGGCAAATTAACGTTATTCTCAGAAGCCATGAGACGTATGCAGTCGCAGCTTCTGCGCCCCTCACTGAAAGCGAGTCTTTGTCAGCGGTAAAGCCTTTGCCTGCGAGCGACCATTTTGCTGAAATTCAGAAAGAACTTGAGCCAATGGTCGGGATGGAAAATGTGAAAACGCTGATTTATGAAATTTATGCCCTTCTCTATATAAGCCGCATGAGGTCGGAAGCTGGTCTTTTTGGCGGCTCGCATGTGTATCATATGATTTTCAAAGGCAACCCCGGTACCGGCAAAACAACGATTGCGCGCATCGTCGCCAAGCTGTTTCAAAAAATGGGCGTGCTGTCGAAAGGCCATCTGATTGAGGTAGAGCGTGCTGATCTTGTAGGCGAATACATTGGCCATACGGCTCAGAAAACGCGCGATTTAGTACGCAAGGCCATGGGCGGCGTGTTGTTTGTCGATGAGGCTTACAGCCTTGCCAGAGGCGGGGAAAAGGATTTTGGCAAAGAAGCGATTGATACGCTTGTGAAGTGCATGGAAGACCGGCGCAATGATTTTGTACTGATTCTTGCCGGCTACCCAGCCGAGATCGAGCATTTTTTACTGACGAATCCCGGTCTGCCTTCGCGGTTCCCGATTCAGATTGACTTTCCTGACTATTCGGTGGACCAATTGATACAAATTTCCGAGCTGATGTCCAAGGATCGTGATTATCATTTGGCGCAGCAGTCCATATTTAAGTTAAGGCAGCATTTAATGACGGAGAAACAAAATGACATTTTTTCCTTCAGCAATGCAAGATACGTTAGAAATATTTTGGAAAAGGCGATTCGCCATCAGGCGGTGCGGCTGCTGAATCATTATGCAAGCGGTGTACCGCCAAAGCAAGAGCTGTTGACCATCAGGCCGGAGGACTTCAAATGGGAGCCGAAAGCTTGATGGAGCCACAATGAACGATTGAGAGGGTAAACATATGCGAGAAAAGACGCACGATACACAGACTGACATCCAGGACCGGGCTATATTGGTCACTTTGGTTACACAACAAATTAAACGCGGTTCCAGTGACCCGGAGCATTCACTTCAGGAACTGGTGAAGCTTGCTGAAACAGCAGGCGTTGAAGTGCTTACAACATTAACGCAAAACCGTGAAAAGCCTGATACAAAATGGTTTATCGGCAAAGGCAAGGCGGAGGAGCTTCGTCTGGTAGCCGATGAAATGGGTGCGACGACTGCTATTTTCGATCAAGAGCTTTCCGGGGCGCAGGTGCGCAATCTCGAAGAGATGCTGGATGTGAAAATTGTAGACCGGACGCAGCTTATTTTAGATATTTTCGCCCAGCGTGCGGGAACGCGCGAAGGGAATATCCAAGTTGAGCTGGCACAGCTCAGTTATTTGCTGCCGCGCCTGTCAGGACACGGCAAAAACTTGTCGCGTCTTGGCGGCGGCATCGGTACGCGCGGTCCCGGCGAGTCCAAGCTGGAGACAGATCGGCGCCATATTCGGGGGCGTATCTCTGATCTTAAAGCCCAGTTGGACGAAGTTGTTCGCCATCGGCATTTGTACCGCGAGCGCAGAAAAAAATCCGGCATCATTCAAGTGGCGCTAGTCGGCTATACGAATGCGGGTAAGTCGACGCTGCTGCGTCAGTTGACGGATGCCGACGTATATGTGCAGAATCAGCTGTTCGCCACACTAGATCCAACTTCACGCACGCTGGAGCTGCCTAACGGCCGCGAAGTGATTTTAACCGACACGGTTGGCTTTATTCAAAATCTGCCCCATGATCTCGTTGCCGCTTTCCGCGCGACGCTTGAGGAAGTGAACGAGGCGGATTTAGTGCTGCATGTGGTAGACAGCAGTTCGCCGATGCGCGATGAGCAAATGGCGGTTGTAGACCGCATTCTGAACGATCTTGGGGCTGCGGGCAAACCGACGCTGACGATTTATAATAAAATCGATCTTTGTTCGCCTGAGGAAGCCTACACGCTTCGTTCTGGTGGAGATTCTCTAATTATTAATGCGTACAAGGAAGCCGACTTGAAGCTGCTTTGCGATACGATTCAGGAAAAGCTGATGGGGGATACCATTGTTTTTGCGCTGCCAGCTTCCAGAGGCGATTTAATCGCGCTTGCTTATCGTACGGGGGAAGTAATTGAGCAAGAAGTGGATGGCGAAGAGGGGGAACTGCTTCGGCTGACGATTCAACTAAGCAAGCAGGATTATGAAGTGAATGGGCATCGCCTGCATCCTTATATCGTATAAGGATGCCTCGGAGCCGATCGACAAAAGGGAGAGACTACAGCAGCAATGAACGGAAATAGCGGATTTGAAAATGGACATAGCGGCAAGGAAGAAGACTTGGTATGGAAACGGCTTGAGGAGCTTGCTGAGGAAGCTGAGGAGCTTGCAGGCGATCGAATGAAGGCGGTTGACCGCATTGCAGAACGCAATCAGTGGAAGGTCATTCAGGCTTTTCAGAAGCATCGGGTCAGCGACTATCATTTTAGCGGCTCCACTGGCTATGGCTATAATGATCGTGGGCGTGAAGTGCTTGATTTGGTATATGCAGATATTTTCGGTGCGGAGGCGGCGCTCGTTCGCCCGCATTTTGTATCTGGGACACATACGATTAGCTGTGCCTTATTTGGGGTATTAAGACCAGGAGACGAGCTTTTATACGTTACAGGCAAGCCTTATGATACGCTGCATAAAGTCATTGGCAAGCCGGGCGATGGAAAAGGCTCCTTGCAGGATTTTGGCATCCAATACAATGAGGTGGCGCTGCTGGATGACGGCGGCCTTGACTGGGCAGGAATTGAAGCAGCCATTACAGCACAAACTAAAGTAATTGGCATCCAGCGCTCTCGCGGCTACAGCTGGCGTGCTTCTTTTACTGTGCAGCAAATTGGTGAAATAACGAGCCGTGTCAAGCAGATCAAGCCTGATGTGCTGGTGTTCGTGGACAATTGCTATGGTGAATTTACCGAGCTATTGGAGCCGACCCAGGTTGGCGTTGATATAATGGCAGGTTCATTGATCAAAAATCCTGGAGGCGGCCTTGCCTCGACCGGCGGTTATATTGCTGGAACAGCGGCGGCGGTTGAAGCGGCAGCTTATCGCTTGACCGCTCCAGGCATTGGTGGCGAAGTAGGCGCTATGCTTGGGACGCTGCGCTCGATTTACCAAGGGCTGTTTCTGGCCCCTCATTTAGTGGGACAAGCGGTTAAAGGCAGCGTGCTCGCTTCTGCATTATTCACGCAGCTTGGATTTGATACGCAGCCTCACTGGGATACGCCGCGTACGGATTTAATTCAAGCAGTCAAATTTGGCAGCGCAGAGCATCTGATTGCTTTTGTCCAGGGCATTCAGCAGGCAGCGGCAGTTGACTCCCATGTTACACCAGAGCCTTGGGACATGCCTGGTTATGAACATCCTGTCATAATGGCGGCAGGAACGTTTATTCAAGGCGGCAGCCTCGAGTTATCTGCAGATGCGCCTATTCGCGAGCCTTACATCGCTTACATGCAGGGAGGGCTTACGTTTGCCCACGCGAAATTCGGTATTTTGACGGCATTGAAGCGTCTCGTTGAAAATGGATTAATTGTAATTAAACCTCACACAACTTGACACTTCCTTGGTAGGACGTTAAAATAGATGTAAATGAGCGACTGGAAGGTTGATGTGATATGGCTGACGAGATACGTAGAAATATGGCCTTATTTCCAATAGGCATTGTAATGAAGCTAACTGATTTAACCGCCCGCCAAATCCGCTATTACGAGCAGCATGAGCTGATCGTACCAGCGAGAACGGCTGGTAACCAACGGCTTTTTTCCTTTAACGATGTGGAACGGCTGTTGGAAATTAAATCGTTGATTGAGAAGGGTGTCAATATTGCCGGAATTAAGCAGGTTATGAATCCGGTTTCCAAAGAATCCGATGATGCGACTATCGTTAGCGAGCAGTCGGAGGTTACGCGCAAAGAACTGTCTGATGCCCAGCTTCACCGCATGCTCAAGCAGCAGCTATTGGAGAAACGGCCTGGTCAGGCCTCGCTTATACAGGGTCAGCTGTCGCGTTTCTTGCACAAGCGCTAGGGTGCAATCGTACAATTATAATCAAGCAAACAAGGGAGATGACTTTTAGTGAGCTATACTAAAGAGGATATCAAGAGAATTGCTGAGGAACAGAACGTAAGATTCATTCGCCTTCAATTTACAGATTTGCTAGGAACGATTAAAAACGTTGAGATTCCAATGAGCCAATTGGATAAAGCGCTTGATAATAAAATGATGTTTGACGGTTCTTCCATCGAAGGTTATGTGCGTATTGAAGAATCTGACATGTACCTTTACCCAGATTTAGATACATGGGTCGTATTCCCGTGGGTTGCACAAGATCGTGTAGCTCGTCTAATCTGTGATATTTATATGCCTGACGGCACACCGTTCGCAGGGGACCCGCGCGGTATTCTGAAACGTGCGCTGAAGGAAGCGGAAGAAATGGGTTATACGGCGATGAACGTCGGTCCTGAACCGGAATTTTTCCTTTTCAAAACCGATGAGCGTGGCGAGCCTACAATGGAACTGAATGACCAAGGCGGTTACTTTGACCTTGCACCTATGGACTTGGGCGAAAACTGTCGCCGCGAAATCGTGTTGACGCTGGAGGAGATGGGCTTTGAAATCGAAGCATCTCACCATGAGGTTGCTCCTGGACAGCATGAAATTGACTTTAAATACGCAGACGCGATTAAAGCGGCTGACCAAATTCAAACATTCAAGCTCGTTGTTAAAACGATCGCTAGAGAGCATGGCCTGCACGCTACATTTATGCCTAAGCCATTGTTCGGCGTTAACGGATCGGGTATGCACTGCCACCAATCGTTGTTCCAAGGCAGCACTAACGTATTTTATGACGAGAGCGACAAGCTGGGCCTTAGTGCAACCGCTCGTTATTATATGGCAGGTATTTTGGAGCATGCACGCGCAATGGCTGCGATCACGAACCCAACAATCAACTCGTACAAGCGTCTTGTGCCAGGTTATGAAGCACCTTGCTATGTGGCATGGTCCGCAAGCAACCGCTCGCCAATGATTCGTATTCCAGCATCAAGAGGACTGAGCACGCGCGTTGAAGTGCGTAACCCAGACCCTGCTGCTAATCCATATTTGGCACTTGCTGTTATGCTGAAAGCAGGCCTTGATGGAATCAAGAACAAAACGGCGCTGCCAGCTCCAACAGACCGCAACATCTACATTATGACTGAAGAAGAGCGCATCGAATCCGGCGTGCCTAGCTTGCCAGTTGATCTTAAAGAAGCTTTGGACGAGCTGCTCCGCAGCGATGTCATCTGCAGCGCGCTCGGCGAGCACGCTCTGGCTCACTTCTATGAGCTGAAAGAAATTGAGTGGGATATGTACAAAACGCAAGTCCACCAGTGGGAAAGAGATCAATATTTGACTTTGTTCTAGAAGGTGAATCCCTTAGCGCTGTAAGCGCTGAGGGTTTTTTCTTTTTGTGGGCTTTTTATATAATTCTAGTTGTCGAATCGGTCTCCCACAAAATGCCCACAAAAATCAAATAAAATCTTGCTTGGGGCGGTGACAGGATCTCGTTTAAGGATTACCCACACTTTGAAATGGTGTTCGCCCTGACGACGGCACAGTATCGAGCTGGACAGAGACCGGCAACGGGTTTAGCGATACTAATTTCTCTTGCTCAAGCAAGATTACTTAGTTTATTTTTACATGAAACTATCCTTCAAAAGTTTCTCTTTCTTTTTTTCGCTCTTTTTCAAGCTTAAGTAATTCTTCTTTTAGCTTCACAGTATCCATTACTTCATAAAGGCCTCCTTTAAGAACGATTAAAATGTTGGATAAGTTTAAAATTGCAAAAACAGATAAAATCATTCGCAAGCGACGCGATCCCCATCACGGTCTAGTTTAGCACTATAACCGGGTTCCCCTCTATAAATAGGATCAGCTCCACGATTGTCGGAGGGAGTAACTATATCAGCTCCATCTCCGCCTTTTTTGCACATGGCCATCGGCCATTCGTCGCGATCATATCCCTTTTTTTTTGCTGCCACATCTTTTAATGATGCATTACGGTTTACATCAGCTCCGCAACGGTCAATCGTATAAATTGACGGCTTACCTTTACTTATAGCATCAACGATATGATTAGCGGTTTCAGCATATTTAGATGACGGGAAAGTAATCTAAATATGCTGAAACCGGCATCTGACGTTGGAGACGGAGAAAGAGTAGGGCTCGCGGTAGACGCATTCTCTGCAACAACAACAACGGCGCTTGAAGCTGTTGCTGCTGGCTTGTCTACTGTTGTAGTGGCTCAACCCGAAAGCAGCAGGGTAAGTGATAGCAGAGCTGAAATAAAACCTTTCATTATTGCACCTCGTTTGCATCGGATGCAATTAACCATATGCCTGCTCCAGTATCAGTACGGAACGTATACTTAATATTGTTACGTATCGCGGATACTTTTAGGTTACTAATATCAGAGTCAGGGTCATTTAACCCAAATTCAACTAAAACTGATTCCCTATCTTCTACATCAAGCGTGGGGTTTGTTGCTATTATTAAAACACCCATTGCCAGTACGAAATTCGATATCGTTTCTGTTGTGCCGTCAGGATTTACAATTAATAAGATTTCTCTGATACTAGAGTCTTTTTTGTTAATAGACGCATTCATGATAAGTGAATTAGAAAACTCATATTTGAAGCTGTCTAGAACGAGACCTTCTTCAATTTTCAATGAACTGATATTAAAGTAGTCACCAAACTCCTTAGATGCTTTATTGAAAGCGGTCTGGAACTCCGTAGCATTTATGCCGAGTGTACTAGGAATTTCAGCATCCTGCTTAGCAGTAGGTTCAGGGGAAGCCGCCTCAGTTGTCACGGCTTCTGCAGACGCAGTAGCTTCAGGCGCCTTTGTAACGGCTGGAGAACTGACAGGTGACGCGCTCTCTTTTGCTGTCGTTGTTTTTTCATTAGTAGCCCCACAACCTGTTAATACAATCATTGCTGCAATTATAGATATAAATATTCTCTTCATTCCCAGTCTCTCCCTTGTAGTAGTTTCGACATAAATATACTACAAAAGTCGCATTTTGGCGATATGTGGAAGAAAAGTATAATCTCTTTGAAGAAAACTATAAGTTGAAACAAAAAAGCCATGCCAAATAGCGTCGGCAAGGCTCATTTGTTATATCTACTGTAGAAAGATTATTTGTTAACTGTACTTGGATTAGATACCCGTATAATGGGTGAATTTTTTTGATTTTTCTTGCCAGAGTTAATATATAGTTAATTCAGATAGGTTTTCGAAATTAAATATGTCTTCTAACGTTTTAATACCAATCCTAACTTGATCTAAAAGTTCCTCTGGTGTTTCGTATCTTATGGCATTTTCGTAATCTTCTACTACTGTAAAGTACCATCCTCCTTGGGATATAGAAATTGAGTATTTTTTATCGTTATAAGTAAACATAATTTCATGTCCAGCAGCTATATCTTCTGATAAATTAATATAATTATAAATTGGAAATTCCTCCTTAGCAGGCATCATATCAGTAATTATACTATACATACTATACCAATCTGATCGGGGTTTCGTTTTGGTCCAATCATAATCATGTCTATGAGGTGCTTTTGGATGGATTTTTTGATTACCATAATTTACGTTATTTTTATTGATTTTTGAAACATTCATTAGTCCTCTGTTTGAATAATATCTGATTTTAATTGTTAAAATTCATTTAAAACTAATCGATACTTGAGGAAATCCCTCCTGTAACTAATAATGAACAAGCTGGTTTTACTTTTGGATCAACAACGGAAGAAGTAAAAGAAATAATGGGGGCACCAAATCGCGCCTCTCAAATCGGAATGTTAGATACATGGTATTATGGCAAATCCACTGTTACTTTTAACGATGGTATAGTTACTGGATGGAGTAATGATGGAGATAACCTGCTGATAAAATAAACGAATTCATTGATCCATTTTTTTAGTACATATCTATATAAGAGAGGCTCTTCCAGCTTAATGAGTTGGCGGAGCTTTTTGTGTACAAAAGTCTAAAATGCTTATGAAAGGAAATCCTAATGTTAGGAGGGATGAGCAATGTGTGGTCGCTTTACAATTACGTCGAATTTAGAAGAAGTGGTTGAAGTATTTGATGTGGGGAAGACGAATTATGAATACATGAAGCGCTACAATGTAGCTCCAACACAAACGGTGCCAGGAATATTTTATAAAGATGGGCAGCGGATCATGGAAGGATTTAAGTGGGGTCTCATACCGTTTTGGAGCAAGGATACAAAGATTGCGTATAAGACCATAAATGCGCGGGCCGAGGGGATCGAGAGGAAACCGGCTTTCCGACACCTGTTGAAGCGAAACAGATTACTCATACCTAGTGACGGTTTTTATGAGTGGAGACAAGAGGAGGATGGGAAGCAGCCTTTTCGGTTTCAGTTGGAATCAAAAGCTGTCTTCGCTTTTGCTGGCCTCTATGACACATGGCGCAATGCAGATGGCGAAGAGGTACAAAGCTGCACGATTATTACTACAACACCTAATCAGCTGGTATCGAAAGTTCATAATCGTATGCCGGTCATATTAACAGGTGAGGCTGCTGCCGATTGGATTGATCAAGATATAGTAGCAACTGAAGATGTTCTAAGCTTCCTAAAGCCTTACCCAGCAGAGTTAATGATGAAATACCCCGTTTCGAGAGATGTAGGAAACGTTAAAAACGCTCATGAATCTTTAATTGATGAAATACCGCTAAATTCACAATGAAGATTGAAACAGCCCACCAAGTATCTGGTGGGCTGTTTCAATCTTCATTGTTAAAACCAATGGTCCTGAAATTTATAAAGTAGATGCTAGACTTTATTATTACTTTTCAAGCCAGCTTTCATCCCACAGTAAATATCCTTTACCATTTGCACCAGGTTGGCCCTTGAATTCAAGGATAAGTTCTGTAGTTCCTTTTGGAATATCAAGAGTATTAGTGACAACAGTGCCGTTGTTTACAGATCCTGTTGCAAATGTACTTGTTTTAGTTCCGATACTATAAGTAGCATTAGTTCCTTTTGGGTCTTTAAAGCCAATGGAAATACCTATCTTTTTCGTTCCTTCTTTAATTTTAAAAGTAACCCCTTGGTTAGCTGAGTTGACACCTTGAACTACAAATGCGCTTGTATATTGAGTTTCTCCGAATAAAAGCTCATCTACATTATTCGTGATTCCACTTTCTGTATACGTTTTTACGTGCGATACATTGCTTGTATTAAATGGCTGCCTAGTAGCCTCTTGATCACCCGTTGATATGGATATAGACTGTGTATCGTTATCCCATTTAATCTCTGCGCCTGTAGCTTCTGCAACTGAACGGAGAGGTACATATGTTGTTCCAGCATAACTTATTGGTTTAACAGCAGCGCCATTAGAATCTTTTGGATTCCAGGATTCTCCGTTCAAGATAAATTTAATACCATGATTCAGGTTGGCTTGTATTTTTTCTAGTGATCCAGCAGCCTGCGCTCCCATAGAGAACGAAAATACACATGCTGTTGCAACACCTGCTAAAAGCCATTTGTTCTTTGATTTCAAATTAAACACTCCTTAATATGTGGGTATAATATAAGGATTCTACATTATTCCTGAATTTCCTTCTTTTATTTTGGGTAATTATAACTACTTTTTAAATTCGCAAGTGCTTGAGAACTGATATTTATTTGTGGTAACACAAAATACAGTTAAATTAACTGGCGTATTTAGTTATTATTTGTCTCCAAATCTGATTAGTTTAGGTTGTCGAAGTAGAGCGAAATCAGTAAATTCAAGTGCAGTTATACGAGCTGGGAAGGGGACAGCAAGCAACAACATCAGTCCATTTCTTTTTTTAGCCGAATGGATTTTCTCATGGATGCTGTTGCATAAACTGCTGCAGCACCTGCTTAGAAGCATTGTCCAATCCCTATTGTTTTATTTTAGAGCGTGCATTTACTGGAAAGATATTCATTTAGCATAATAATCTGTATTGCATTCAGCATGTCCCCATGTAATGATGAGTTTAATAGATAAAGCGGTAGCAGACGTACCAAAGCCACTCACACCA from the Paenibacillus sp. BIHB 4019 genome contains:
- a CDS encoding stalk domain-containing protein, with the translated sequence MKSKNKWLLAGVATACVFSFSMGAQAAGSLEKIQANLNHGIKFILNGESWNPKDSNGAAVKPISYAGTTYVPLRSVAEATGAEIKWDNDTQSISISTGDQEATRQPFNTSNVSHVKTYTESGITNNVDELLFGETQYTSAFVVQGVNSANQGVTFKIKEGTKKIGISIGFKDPKGTNATYSIGTKTSTFATGSVNNGTVVTNTLDIPKGTTELILEFKGQPGANGKGYLLWDESWLEK
- a CDS encoding YdcF family protein; this translates as MKQMLRTGSSRRKRRTNKRPGLLLFRMLAWCIVAGVFWCGYVLWVINSYEAPKEREKADVGIVLGAALWDNVPSPALKERLNLAYKLYEQGKVDKLIMSGGLDAGGAVVTEAAGMKTYLVNKGIPEDKVLLEDKSTSTYENLLFSKTIMEREGFASALIITHQFHAPRALEIAQFLNYASVEAEGTPSQVLKPWNAEGREVLAYTKWKLDALMLWLG
- the hflX gene encoding GTPase HflX, producing the protein MREKTHDTQTDIQDRAILVTLVTQQIKRGSSDPEHSLQELVKLAETAGVEVLTTLTQNREKPDTKWFIGKGKAEELRLVADEMGATTAIFDQELSGAQVRNLEEMLDVKIVDRTQLILDIFAQRAGTREGNIQVELAQLSYLLPRLSGHGKNLSRLGGGIGTRGPGESKLETDRRHIRGRISDLKAQLDEVVRHRHLYRERRKKSGIIQVALVGYTNAGKSTLLRQLTDADVYVQNQLFATLDPTSRTLELPNGREVILTDTVGFIQNLPHDLVAAFRATLEEVNEADLVLHVVDSSSPMRDEQMAVVDRILNDLGAAGKPTLTIYNKIDLCSPEEAYTLRSGGDSLIINAYKEADLKLLCDTIQEKLMGDTIVFALPASRGDLIALAYRTGEVIEQEVDGEEGELLRLTIQLSKQDYEVNGHRLHPYIV
- a CDS encoding MerR family transcriptional regulator, which produces MADEIRRNMALFPIGIVMKLTDLTARQIRYYEQHELIVPARTAGNQRLFSFNDVERLLEIKSLIEKGVNIAGIKQVMNPVSKESDDATIVSEQSEVTRKELSDAQLHRMLKQQLLEKRPGQASLIQGQLSRFLHKR
- a CDS encoding methionine gamma-lyase family protein, which gives rise to MKAVDRIAERNQWKVIQAFQKHRVSDYHFSGSTGYGYNDRGREVLDLVYADIFGAEAALVRPHFVSGTHTISCALFGVLRPGDELLYVTGKPYDTLHKVIGKPGDGKGSLQDFGIQYNEVALLDDGGLDWAGIEAAITAQTKVIGIQRSRGYSWRASFTVQQIGEITSRVKQIKPDVLVFVDNCYGEFTELLEPTQVGVDIMAGSLIKNPGGGLASTGGYIAGTAAAVEAAAYRLTAPGIGGEVGAMLGTLRSIYQGLFLAPHLVGQAVKGSVLASALFTQLGFDTQPHWDTPRTDLIQAVKFGSAEHLIAFVQGIQQAAAVDSHVTPEPWDMPGYEHPVIMAAGTFIQGGSLELSADAPIREPYIAYMQGGLTFAHAKFGILTALKRLVENGLIVIKPHTT
- a CDS encoding SOS response-associated peptidase, which encodes MCGRFTITSNLEEVVEVFDVGKTNYEYMKRYNVAPTQTVPGIFYKDGQRIMEGFKWGLIPFWSKDTKIAYKTINARAEGIERKPAFRHLLKRNRLLIPSDGFYEWRQEEDGKQPFRFQLESKAVFAFAGLYDTWRNADGEEVQSCTIITTTPNQLVSKVHNRMPVILTGEAAADWIDQDIVATEDVLSFLKPYPAELMMKYPVSRDVGNVKNAHESLIDEIPLNSQ
- the glnA gene encoding type I glutamate--ammonia ligase, coding for MSYTKEDIKRIAEEQNVRFIRLQFTDLLGTIKNVEIPMSQLDKALDNKMMFDGSSIEGYVRIEESDMYLYPDLDTWVVFPWVAQDRVARLICDIYMPDGTPFAGDPRGILKRALKEAEEMGYTAMNVGPEPEFFLFKTDERGEPTMELNDQGGYFDLAPMDLGENCRREIVLTLEEMGFEIEASHHEVAPGQHEIDFKYADAIKAADQIQTFKLVVKTIAREHGLHATFMPKPLFGVNGSGMHCHQSLFQGSTNVFYDESDKLGLSATARYYMAGILEHARAMAAITNPTINSYKRLVPGYEAPCYVAWSASNRSPMIRIPASRGLSTRVEVRNPDPAANPYLALAVMLKAGLDGIKNKTALPAPTDRNIYIMTEEERIESGVPSLPVDLKEALDELLRSDVICSALGEHALAHFYELKEIEWDMYKTQVHQWERDQYLTLF
- a CDS encoding AAA family ATPase; its protein translation is MSGHVKSGTNSGPRPSRQINVILRSHETYAVAASAPLTESESLSAVKPLPASDHFAEIQKELEPMVGMENVKTLIYEIYALLYISRMRSEAGLFGGSHVYHMIFKGNPGTGKTTIARIVAKLFQKMGVLSKGHLIEVERADLVGEYIGHTAQKTRDLVRKAMGGVLFVDEAYSLARGGEKDFGKEAIDTLVKCMEDRRNDFVLILAGYPAEIEHFLLTNPGLPSRFPIQIDFPDYSVDQLIQISELMSKDRDYHLAQQSIFKLRQHLMTEKQNDIFSFSNARYVRNILEKAIRHQAVRLLNHYASGVPPKQELLTIRPEDFKWEPKA